CTCGCTCGGGAGTACGCTAGAGCCGTGGACCGAATCACAGTGAACCCCAACCAAATGGGTTGTGTGCCCTGTATTCGGGGACTGCGAGTCCCAGTCGCGACCGTGGTCAACATGATT
This window of the bacterium genome carries:
- a CDS encoding DUF433 domain-containing protein, with translation MDRITVNPNQMGCVPCIRGLRVPVATVVNMIAEGMTPGEVIAELPSLELEDVTAALRCRFAG